The Sphaerisporangium siamense genome includes the window GAGCGAATCAGGCCAAGTCTCGACCAAGTGGTTCACAAGATCCACTCAGTACGGTGCGGCTCACCGGGATCCACCCGCTGACGTAGCGGCGGATCACCTGCCGGGCGGACGCGCCCGCCGGCCCGTACCGGGAAGACTCGGGCGGGCCAGGCCGGATTCCCGGCAGAAAGAGACCTCCGCCGCGCGGGCCCGAGACCCGCGCGGAGCCCCGGAGGCCGGCAAAGAGTAGTACGTCTGGGAGGCACCCACATGCGCTTGTGTCATGAGGACGGCACGCTCGTTCACGTGTCCTACAACGCGGGCGTGCACCCCGCGGAGGATCTCGAGAACCTCATCGCGCACCTGACCCGCTACGCCGTCCCGGTGCGCCGGCGCCTCGGCGTCGACAGGCTCGGCATCGGCCTGTGGCTGGCCCCCGCCGTCGCCGACCACCTCACCGCCGACCGCATCGAGCTCGTCCGGCTGCGCCGCTCCCTGGAGGAACGCGGCCTCGAAGTCGTCAGCCTGAACGGCGCGGGCGGCCGGGGCATGGGCCAGGACAGCCCCGGGCCCGACTGGGCCAAGCCCGAGCGCTACCGGTACACGATGGCGCTGGCGAAGATCCTCGCCTTCCTGCTGCCGGAGGACGTCCGGTTCGGCAGCATCTCCACCATCCCCATCGGGTGGCGGCGCGACTGGCCCGCCGACCTGCACGCCATCGCCTCCCGGCGTCTGGACCGCCTGTCGCGCGAGCTGCGCGGCCTGCACAGCGTCACCGGCAAGACCATCAGGGTGGGCTTTCAGCCCTGGCCGGGGTGCGTGCTGGAGACCACCGAGCAGGCGGTGCGCCGCGTGTGCGGCATCGACTCCGAGTACCTGGGCGTCTGCCTGGACGCCTGCCACCTGACCTGCGGCGTCGAGGAGCCGGGCGCGGCGCTGCGCGGCGTGGCCGCCGCCGGGGCGACCGTGGTCAAGCTCGGCCACGTCCACAACCACACCGGCGAGGTGCCCGGCACCGAGTCCATCCTGGAGGACACCCTGGCCACGATCCTGGCCGGTCCCGGCAGCGGCGGCGCCCACATCGAGGTCGAGGCGCACGGCCTGGCCGCCCCCGCCAAGGACAAGGGCCCGGCCGCCCTGGTGGCGACCCTCGCCGACGAACTCGACTGGACCCGCCGCAACCTCACCGCCCTGGGCCTGAAGCTCGCCGCCTGACCCTTCGGGGTCACCGGCTCCCGAGGATCAGGCGGCGTTCCGTCCGATCGCCTCAGGCGGGCAGGCGGTAGGTGCCGCCGGGGAGCGGTTCGGCCAGGCCGTCGGCGACGAGGCCGTCCAGGGCGCGTTCGCGCTGGACGGGGTCGTCCCAGACGGCGTCGAGCGCGGCCTTCGGCACGGGGCCGTGGGCGTCCCTCAGCACCGCCAGCAGGCGGCCGCGGCACTGGCGGTCCGTCCCGGCGTAGGTCTGCCCCCGCCGCTCCGGGCCCTCGTAGGCCGGCCGTCCCGCGAGGCGCCAGGCGCAGCGCGCCGCCACGGGGCAGTCGGCGCAGCGCGGACCGCGGGCCGTGCAGACCAGCGCGCCGAGCTCCATGACGGCGACGGCCCACCGGGGCGCGTCCACGGCCGGGATCAGCGACTCGGCCAGCCGGCGCTCGGCCGCGGTGGTCGCCGTGGGCGGGTACTCCTCGCCCCGCACGGCACGCGCCAGCACCCGCCGCACGTTGGTGTCCAGCACGGCGTGGCTGCGTCCGAACGCGAAGCTCGCCACCGCGGCGGCGGTGTAGTCGCCGATGCCGGGCAGCCGGCGGAGCTCCTCGTACGCCGACGGCACCTCGCCGCCGTGGTCGGCGGTGATCGCGCGGGCGCAGGCGTGCAGGTTCAGGGCGCGTCGCGGGTATCCGAGACGCCCCCAGTGGCGTACGGCCTCGCCGGGCGGCTCGGCCGCGAGCGCCTCCGGGGTGGGCCACCGCGCCATCCATTCTTCCCAGATCGGGAGGACCCTGACGACGGGCGTCTGCTGCAGCATGATCTCGCTGACCAGGATGGCCCAGGGGCTCGCCTCGGGCCGCCGCCAGGGGAGATCGCGCGCGTTCGCCGCGTACCAGTCGAGGATGGGCTGATGAAGTCCGATGGCCACGCCGCCGAGCCTAGGACGTCCCCACCCCGCCCGCGTCGCTTTCCCCGCGCCGCGTGAGCGCATCCGTGGGGGATATGTCGGGCGCGGCGCGGGCGGCTTTTCCCGGATCGGCGGGTTGACACGTCCGGCGAGCCACAACTCACCATACTGTCAGTATGGATCCGGACACGTTCCGTGGCGATGTCGGCGTAGAGGGCCCGGAGGTCTACTGGCGCCGCAGGGTCGCCGTGCTCACCGGCGCCCTCGTCGTGGTCGCCGTCGTCGCCTGGGCCTGCACGAGCGCGTCGGGCGGGTCGGGGTCCGACGCCCGAGGCCGCCGCGACGGCGCCGTCCCGAAAGGCGGGCCCGCGGGCGTCACGGCCACGCCTTCGCCGGCCGTCACGGCGACGCCGCCGGCCAAGGCCGCCGCGCCCCCGCCCCCGTCCGCGACGCCCGCGCCCACCCGCGTCCGGCGGCCCGGAGACCCGTGCGAGCGGGCCGACCTGGTGCTCAGCCTGCACGGCGAGTCCGAGGTCTACACCGGCAAAGGGGCGCCGATGTTCATGCTCACCCTCGTCAACACCGGTCGCGTGGACTGCGCGGTGGACGTCGGGCCTCGCGCGATGGAGGTCCGCATCACCTCCGGCGACGACCGCGTCTGGTCCACGGCCGACTGTCTGAGCGGCGAGCGCAGGCAGGTGCGCCGGCTGCGGCGCGGCGTCCCGCACCTGCGCACGATCCGCTGGGACCGCCACCGCTCCGCCCCCGACTGCGACGCCTCGCGCCCGAAGGCGCGTGCGGGCACGTACGTCGCCCAGGCGCGCCTGGGCGTCCTGAGAAGTCCCAAGGTGGTGTTCCACCTCCGCCGCGCCTGACGGCGGGCCAGGCCGCGCCTGGGAGCGTTCTAGACGTACCGCTCCAGGATGGACGCCTCGGCGAGGCGGGAGAGGCCCTCGCGCACGCTGCGCGCCCGGGACTCGCCCACGCCGCCCACCGTCTGCAGGTCGTCGATGCCGGCGGCCAGCAGTTTCTGCAGGCCGCCGAAGTGGTCCACGAGACGGTCCACGACGGTCGCGGGCAGCCGGGGCACCTTGGCCAGCAGGCGGAACCCGCGCGGGCTGACCGGCCGCTCCATGGCCTCCGAGCCGGCGTGGCCGAGGACGTGCCCGACCGCCGTGAGGTCGAGCAGGTCGCTCGGCGACAGCCGGTCCAGCTCGGCGAGCGAGTCGGCCACGTGACGCGACCGGCGCCCGGCCTCGGCGGGCAGGTAGTCGCGCATGATCAGGTCGCGGTCCTCCTCGACCCCGGCGACCAGCTCGGCGAGCTGCAGGGACAGCAGCCGCCCGTCGGTGCCGAGCTCGACGACGTAGCCCTCGATCTCGCCCGCGATGCGGCGCACCATTTCGAGCCGCTGGACGACGACCGCGACGTCGCGCGCGGTGACGAGATCTTCGATCTCAAGCGCGGACAACGTGCCGGAGACCTCGTCCAGGCGCATCTTGTAGCGTTCGAGCGTCGCCAGCGCCTGGTTGGCCTTGGACAGGATCGCGGCGGACTCCTCCAGGACGTACCGGACGCCGTCCAGGTAGAGCGCGATGATCCGCATCGATTTGCTGATGGAGACCACCGGGGAGCCGGTCTGCCTGGCCACGCGCTGGGCCGTGCGGTGGCGGGTGCCCGACTCGTTGGTGGGGATGGACGGATCGGGCACGAGGTGCACCGCCGCCCGGACGATCTTGTTGGCCGCGGAGTCCAGGACGATGGCGCCGTCCATCTTGGCCAGCTCGCGCAGCCGCGTCGCGGAGAACTCGACGTCGAGCGTGAACCCGCCCGTGCACACCTCTTCGACGCCTTTGTGATAGTTGAGGACGATGAGCCCGCCGGTGTGCCCACGGAGAATACGCTCCAGGCCGTCGCGTAGTTCGGTGCCCGGAGCGAGGGCGGCAAGGGTGGATCTCCGGCGGTCGTCGATGCCCTTGGGATTGTTCGCCACATGACCCCCGCTGGTCGCTGACGCGCCCAGTTTAGCGGCGGCGCGTGGACACCGGCCCGGGCCGCGCGCCGTACGGCTCACGTGACGTGCGTCAGCGCGTCCCAGACGTTCTCTGCCTCTGTGACGTCGAAACCGTGCGCGAAGTTCGTCGTGCGCAGGGGAGACCTGGCCACGGGGACGGGTTTGCGGCCCTCGCGGCCCTCGGGAGAGGCGAGCGCGGTGTCCTGTTCGAGGGAGCCGGTGGGGACCAGGGCGTGCGAGAAGCCCAGCCGCGCGGCCTCGGCCACCCGGCGCCGGACGTCGCGCACCGGGCGCAGCTCGCCCGCCAGGCCGACCTCGCCGAGAACGATCAGGCCCGGTGGGAGGGGACGGTCGCCCGCGGCGCTCGCGACCGCGAGCATCACCGCCAGGTCGACCGCGGGGTCGTTGAGGCGGATGCCGCCCACGGTCGCGGTGAAGACGTCGCAGCCGCTCAGGCGGGCGTTCAGCCGGCGCTCCAGCACGGCGAGGATCATGGTCACGCGGAAGGGGTCGAGGCCGGAGGTGGAGCGGCGGACCTGCTGGGCCTCGGTGGGGCCGACCAGCGCCTGCACCTCGGCCGGCAGGGGACGCGTGCCCTCGACGGTGACGGTGACGCAGGTGCCGGGCACGGGCTCGGCGCGGCGCGAGACGAACAGGCCGCTCGGGTCGGGCAGGCCCTGGATGCCCCGCTCGTTGAGGTCGAAGCAGCCGACCTCGTCGGTGGGCCCGAACCGGTTCTTGATGCACCGCACCATGCGCAGCCGGGAGTGGCGGTCGCCCTCGAAGTGGAGCACGACGTCGACCAGATGCTCCAGCACGCGGGGACCGGCGATCGAGCCGTCCTTCGTGACGTGGCCGACCAGGACGGTGGACAGGCCGCGCTCCTTGGCCAGGCGGACCAGGTTGCCCGTCACCTCGCGGACCTGGGTGACCCCGCCCGGCACCCCGGTGGCCTGGGTGGAGCCGATGGTCTGCACGGAGTCGACGATCAGAAGGCGCGGCTGGACCCGCTCGACATGGCTGATCAGCGCGCCGAGGTCGGTCTCCGCGGCGAGGTAGAGACGGTCCTGGATGGCGTTGATGCGGTCGGCGCGCATGCGGACCTGGGCGGCGGACTCCTCACCGGTGACGTACAGGACGGTCTCGTGGCGGGCCATGCTCGCCGCGGCCTCCAGCAGCAGGGTGGACTTGCCGATGCCCGGCTCGCCGGCGAGGAGCACGACCGCGCCGGGCACCAGGCCGCCGCCGAGCACCCGGTCGAGCTCGCCGACCCCGGTGGTGCGCGCGCGGGCGAACTCGGCCTTGACCTCGCCGATCGGGAGCGCGGGGGCGGTCACCGCGCCGCCCTGGACGACGTGGACGCCGGCCCGGCCGCCCTCTTCGTCGACCGTGCCCCACGCCTGGCACTCGCCGCAGCGGCCGACCCACTTGGGGGTGCGCCAGCCGCACTCCGCGCAGCGGTACCCGGCCTTCTGCGTCTTGGTCATGGGGGGCACGTTAGCGGCCCGCACCGACATTTCCCATCGGCGCGGGCCGCGTCAGGCCGTCAGAACTCGCCGTCCAGCTCCGCCAGCAGCAGGCGCTTGGGCTTGGCGCCGACCACCCGGCGCACCACCTCGCCGTTCCGGTAGAGGTTCATGGTGGGGAAGCCCATGACCCCGTAGCGGGAGGCGATCTCGGGGTGGTCGTCGGCGTTCAGCTTGGCCACGGTCAGGCGGCCCTCGTACTCCTTGGCGATCTCTTCGAGGATCGGGGCGACCATGCGGCACGGCGGGCACCACTCGGTCCAGAAGTCCACGAGGACGGGCTTGTCGCTCTCCAGGACCTGCTCGGCGAAGTTGTCCGCGGTCAGCGTGATCATCTTGTTCCTCCGGTTCTCAGCGCGCATCCCGGGCACGCCGCGGCGAGTTGGGCCGCCACCTCGGCGCGGCGGCCGAACAGGGTGCGGATCTGCTCGTCGATCTCGGCGAGCTTGCGCCGGTAGACCTCCACGGACTCCGGGCAGGCGTTCCCCGACTCGTTGCCCGCGCGCAGGCAGTTCACGAACGGCCGCGCGTCGTCCAGCGTGAAGCCCACCGTGAGCAGCGAGCGGATCTCGGCCACGAGCTTCAGGTCGTCCTCGTCGTACTCCCGGTAGCCGTTGGACGAGCGGCGGGCGGTCAGCAGTCCCTGCTGCTCGTAGTAGCGCAGCGCCCGCGTGCTCACCCCCGCGCGCCTCGCCAGCTCCCCGATGCGCATAGGCCCTCCCTGATCCGCGCTCACGCTAACCCTTGACGTCAACGTCAAGGTCAAGCCGGAACGTCCCGCCGACGGGAAGGACAGGAGGGCGAAGGGTCAGTAGAGGCGCCAGCGCAGGACGTTGGGGTAGGCGATCTCCAGCCCTTCCGTGCGCGCGATGGCCTCCTCGGCGACGGCGGGGGCGAACTCGATGCGCAGGACCGCCTCCAGGTCGGCGCGGGAGGAGAACACCATGCGCAGGTCCAGCTCCTTCCGCTCCCACCCCTGCCGCGCCCAGAACGCCTCCACGGCCGGCGCGGAGTAGCTCGGCACCGTACGGCTGAACCAGGCCCCGAAGTCGCCGCGGCCCGCGTCCAGGTCGATGACGAACGCGGCGCCGCCCCGCCGGATCACCCGCGACAGCTCGCGCAGCCCGGGCTCACAGCCGGGCCCGAAGAAGTACGCCCACCGGGCGAAGGCGACGTCGATCGACGCGTCGGGGACGGGCAGGGCCTGGGCGGCAGCGGTGCGGACCGTCACGTGGGGCAGGGCCCGGCAGCGGTCGGCGGCGAGGGCCGCGAGCCCGGCGTGCGGTTCGACGCCGACGACCTTGGCGGCGGTCGCGGCGAGGCCGGGCAGGTGGAAGCCGGTGCCGCAGCCGATGTCGAGGACGGCGCCGCCCGCCCACGGCCGGATCGCCGCCATCGCGGCCTCGGCCGCGCCGTCGGGGTCGACGGCGCGGTTCTCCAGTTCGTAGGTGCGGGGGGAGTTCCAGATGTTCGGGCTGGGAATGGCCCCGTCGACGATCCTCGCCATGGGACATACGCTAGACCAGGCATAACGCCGGGCACGCGAGTGTGATCTCCGTTGCATCCGGGTTGCGCAACGCGACCTGGGCGCGACCCGGCTTAGGCTGGCAGATGTGACCGACGTCATCCGTGTCCCCAACGCCAAGATCGCACTGTCCACCGCGTCGGTGTATCCCGAGCGCACTCCTGACGCTTTCGAACTGGCCGCGCGCCTCGGTTACGACGGTGTCGAGGTCATGGTCGGCGCCGACCCGGTCAGCCAGGACATCGACGTGCTCGAACGCCTCTCGGACCACTACGGCGTGCCGGTGCTGGCCGTCCACGCCCCCTGTCTTCTCGTCACCCAGCGGGTGTGGGGCCGCGACCCGTGGGCCAAGCTCGTCCGGGCGCGCAAGGCCGCCGAGCGGCTCGGCGCCCGCACGGTCGTGGTGCACCCGCCGTTCCGCTGGCAGCGCGAGTACGCCCGCGACTTCGAGACCGGCCTCGCCCGCATGCGCGACGAGACCGACGTGATCTTCGCGGTCGAGAACATGTTCCCCCTGCGCGCCCGCGGCGCCGAGGTCGTCCCCTACTCCCCGGGGTGGGACGTCGTCGACTACGACTTCCCGCAGGTCACGCTGGACCTGTCCCACACCGCCGTGTCCGGGTCCGACGCCCTGCAGATGGCGGAGAAGCTCGGCGACCGTCTCGCCCACCTCCACCTCGCCGACGGGGTGGGCACCACCAACAAGGACGAGCACCTGGTGCCGGGGCGGGGGAGCCAGCCGTGCGCGCGGGTGCTGGAGCGCCTGGCCACCGCCGGGTACGGCGGCCTCATCGTGCTGGAGATCAACACCCGCAAGGCCACCGGGCGCACCGAGCGCATCGACGACCTCGCCGAGGGTCTCGCCTTCGCCCGCCTCCACTTCGCCGCCTCGTCCTCGACATGATCGGATCTTCCCGGCATGATCCGATCCACGATCGGCGATGACGGCGCGGAAGGCGGAGGGGTGACGGGGGAACGGCGGCGTCCGGGGCGGCGCCCCGGCTCGGCGGACACCCGCGGCGACATCGTGGCCGCGGCCCGCAAGATCTTCGCGGAGAAGGGGTTCGACAAGGCGACGATCCGGGGGATCGCCCGCGAGGCCGGCGTGGACCCCGCCCTGGTGCACCACTACTTCGACACCAAGGAGGGCATCTTCGTCGCCGCCCTCCAGCTTCCCGTCGACCCGTCCAAGGTGCTCCCCCTGGTCATAGAGGGTCCCCGTGAGCAGATCGGCGAACGGGTCGTCCGGTTCGTCCTCACGCTGACCGCGGACGCCCAGGCGCGCGAGCCGATCCTGGCGCTGATGCGCAGCGCGATGACCAACGACAAGGTCGTCGCGATGATCCGCGAGTTCATGACGCACGCGGTGATCGGGCGGGTCGCCACGGGGCTCGGCGTTCCGCTGATCCGCATGGAGGCGGCGTTCGCGCAGATGTTTGGCGTGATCCTGATGCGGTACGTCCTCCGGGTGGAGCCGGTGGCGTCCGTCGACGCCGAGGAACTGGTCGCCCTGCTGGCGCCGACGATCCAGCGCTACCTCGGCGAGGCTTGATCGACCCCGCCGCCCGGCCTTCGTAGAGCATTGTTCTAATATCGAACCGTCCGGCGGGACGACGCCCTGGTCAACCCACAAATCACCTGTGGGTACCATTCGCAGTGGTTCCACCGTCACGCTGGATGACCGGCATGTCTACGCTGGGCAGCCAACGCACAGTTTGGAGGACCCGTGCTCCTGGTAGCGATCATAGGGCTCGTGATGACGGCGGTGGCCGTCACCCTCGCCGGTCGCCGCGCGCACTGGCTCTACAGTCTCGCGACGAGCGGCCAGCCGGCCCCCGAACGCGTGCGTTACGCCAAGGACAACGCCGGCGCGGAGCTCAGGGCCCAGGTCGTCGAGGTGTTCGCGCAGAAGAAGCTGCTGAAGTGGACGCCGTCGGGCGTGGCGCACTTCGTGGTGTTCTGGGCGTTCGTCATCCTGATCACCGTCTACGTCGAGGCGTACGGCGCGCTGATCCAGGGGGCGATCACCGGGGAGCCCGACTTCCACATCCCGCTCATCGGCACCTGGCCGGTGCTCGGGTTCCTCCAGGACCTCATCGCCGTCGCCTGCGTCCTCGGCCTGGCGTCCTTCGCGGTCATCCGCCTGAAGAACTCGCCCAAGAAGCTCGGCCGCGAGTCCCGGTTCTCCGGCTCGCACCTGGGTGGCGCCTGGCTGATCCTTTTCATGATCTTCAACGTGATCTGGACGCTGTTCCTGTTCCGCGGCGCGTCGATCAACACGGGCAACTTCCCCTACGACTCCGGGGCGTTCGCCTCCGAGGCCGTCGCCGCGGCGCTCCGCCCGCTCGGCACGGGCGTCAACGAGGCGCTGGAGCCGGTGGGGCTGCTGCTGCATATCGGCGTGATGCTGGTGTTCCTGGTCATCGTGGTGAACTCCAAGCACCTGCACATCTTCACCGCGCCGCTGAACGTGCTGTTCTCGCGCCGTCCCGACGGTCTGGGCGCGGTGCCCGAGATGCGCAGCAACGGCAAGGTGCTCGACTTCGAGGAAGCCGACCCCGACACCGACGTCTTCGGCCGCGGCAAGCTTGAGGACACCACGTGGAAGGGCTTCCTCGACTTCTACACCTGCACCGAGTGCGGGCGGTGCCAGTCGCAGTGCCCCGCCTGGAACACC containing:
- a CDS encoding sugar phosphate isomerase/epimerase family protein, whose amino-acid sequence is MSYNAGVHPAEDLENLIAHLTRYAVPVRRRLGVDRLGIGLWLAPAVADHLTADRIELVRLRRSLEERGLEVVSLNGAGGRGMGQDSPGPDWAKPERYRYTMALAKILAFLLPEDVRFGSISTIPIGWRRDWPADLHAIASRRLDRLSRELRGLHSVTGKTIRVGFQPWPGCVLETTEQAVRRVCGIDSEYLGVCLDACHLTCGVEEPGAALRGVAAAGATVVKLGHVHNHTGEVPGTESILEDTLATILAGPGSGGAHIEVEAHGLAAPAKDKGPAALVATLADELDWTRRNLTALGLKLAA
- a CDS encoding A/G-specific adenine glycosylase, producing MAIGLHQPILDWYAANARDLPWRRPEASPWAILVSEIMLQQTPVVRVLPIWEEWMARWPTPEALAAEPPGEAVRHWGRLGYPRRALNLHACARAITADHGGEVPSAYEELRRLPGIGDYTAAAVASFAFGRSHAVLDTNVRRVLARAVRGEEYPPTATTAAERRLAESLIPAVDAPRWAVAVMELGALVCTARGPRCADCPVAARCAWRLAGRPAYEGPERRGQTYAGTDRQCRGRLLAVLRDAHGPVPKAALDAVWDDPVQRERALDGLVADGLAEPLPGGTYRLPA
- the disA gene encoding DNA integrity scanning diadenylate cyclase DisA; amino-acid sequence: MANNPKGIDDRRRSTLAALAPGTELRDGLERILRGHTGGLIVLNYHKGVEEVCTGGFTLDVEFSATRLRELAKMDGAIVLDSAANKIVRAAVHLVPDPSIPTNESGTRHRTAQRVARQTGSPVVSISKSMRIIALYLDGVRYVLEESAAILSKANQALATLERYKMRLDEVSGTLSALEIEDLVTARDVAVVVQRLEMVRRIAGEIEGYVVELGTDGRLLSLQLAELVAGVEEDRDLIMRDYLPAEAGRRSRHVADSLAELDRLSPSDLLDLTAVGHVLGHAGSEAMERPVSPRGFRLLAKVPRLPATVVDRLVDHFGGLQKLLAAGIDDLQTVGGVGESRARSVREGLSRLAEASILERYV
- the radA gene encoding DNA repair protein RadA codes for the protein MTKTQKAGYRCAECGWRTPKWVGRCGECQAWGTVDEEGGRAGVHVVQGGAVTAPALPIGEVKAEFARARTTGVGELDRVLGGGLVPGAVVLLAGEPGIGKSTLLLEAAASMARHETVLYVTGEESAAQVRMRADRINAIQDRLYLAAETDLGALISHVERVQPRLLIVDSVQTIGSTQATGVPGGVTQVREVTGNLVRLAKERGLSTVLVGHVTKDGSIAGPRVLEHLVDVVLHFEGDRHSRLRMVRCIKNRFGPTDEVGCFDLNERGIQGLPDPSGLFVSRRAEPVPGTCVTVTVEGTRPLPAEVQALVGPTEAQQVRRSTSGLDPFRVTMILAVLERRLNARLSGCDVFTATVGGIRLNDPAVDLAVMLAVASAAGDRPLPPGLIVLGEVGLAGELRPVRDVRRRVAEAARLGFSHALVPTGSLEQDTALASPEGREGRKPVPVARSPLRTTNFAHGFDVTEAENVWDALTHVT
- the trxA gene encoding thioredoxin, with the protein product MITLTADNFAEQVLESDKPVLVDFWTEWCPPCRMVAPILEEIAKEYEGRLTVAKLNADDHPEIASRYGVMGFPTMNLYRNGEVVRRVVGAKPKRLLLAELDGEF
- a CDS encoding MerR family transcriptional regulator, producing MRIGELARRAGVSTRALRYYEQQGLLTARRSSNGYREYDEDDLKLVAEIRSLLTVGFTLDDARPFVNCLRAGNESGNACPESVEVYRRKLAEIDEQIRTLFGRRAEVAAQLAAACPGCALRTGGTR
- a CDS encoding class I SAM-dependent methyltransferase, translated to MARIVDGAIPSPNIWNSPRTYELENRAVDPDGAAEAAMAAIRPWAGGAVLDIGCGTGFHLPGLAATAAKVVGVEPHAGLAALAADRCRALPHVTVRTAAAQALPVPDASIDVAFARWAYFFGPGCEPGLRELSRVIRRGGAAFVIDLDAGRGDFGAWFSRTVPSYSAPAVEAFWARQGWERKELDLRMVFSSRADLEAVLRIEFAPAVAEEAIARTEGLEIAYPNVLRWRLY
- a CDS encoding sugar phosphate isomerase/epimerase family protein, which gives rise to MTDVIRVPNAKIALSTASVYPERTPDAFELAARLGYDGVEVMVGADPVSQDIDVLERLSDHYGVPVLAVHAPCLLVTQRVWGRDPWAKLVRARKAAERLGARTVVVHPPFRWQREYARDFETGLARMRDETDVIFAVENMFPLRARGAEVVPYSPGWDVVDYDFPQVTLDLSHTAVSGSDALQMAEKLGDRLAHLHLADGVGTTNKDEHLVPGRGSQPCARVLERLATAGYGGLIVLEINTRKATGRTERIDDLAEGLAFARLHFAASSST
- a CDS encoding TetR/AcrR family transcriptional regulator, with translation MIRSTIGDDGAEGGGVTGERRRPGRRPGSADTRGDIVAAARKIFAEKGFDKATIRGIAREAGVDPALVHHYFDTKEGIFVAALQLPVDPSKVLPLVIEGPREQIGERVVRFVLTLTADAQAREPILALMRSAMTNDKVVAMIREFMTHAVIGRVATGLGVPLIRMEAAFAQMFGVILMRYVLRVEPVASVDAEELVALLAPTIQRYLGEA